The genomic DNA CTCATTGTCACCCCACTTCATAGCCACTGCACAGCCAATAAACGGTGTATGTCTCTAATCAAATTTTTAGACATTCATATTTTGAACGGAAAGAAGCATGCTCTTAGCAATAGGATCCCAGGACTATGGGTCGGTCGGATTGCTTCCCACGTGTGTAGTCTGCATTCTTCCCCAGTGCTCACATTTCATATGAGGGCCCTCAGATATGCGAGGCTGACAGTTACACATCACTACTGCTCCTGATAGGCCCACGTTATGTCACCAGTCTGCTGACAGCGGCAGTAAATAGAGGTTTTTATGAGTGTTGTGTATAATGACAGACATGAGAAATTGGCATTTTTACTACAGCACTGCTTAGCTGTTGGACTGGGGTCTAACAGACACCTGACCCCCTGTCATCATCAGCTGATGCCATGTGTTAAAGTACACACATTTAAATAGTACTAGATTGGGGATTTTTTGGCTTCCATTGCGGAATTGTCTTgggtgctatatatatatatatgttttatttttttaaagattcaaTAAATACTCATAAGGTTTTAAATGGAACCTGTAAGGTGCTATAAATAaccctaaggttctataaagaaacataaaaaaaagCTTCTATAtagcaaaataaaaaaagggtTCCACTATGGTAACAACCATTtttggggctatatacagtagaatcCTTTTTTTAATGGCTCTTTATAGGAGAATGTTCATACAAAATAACCTCTCAATCTTaaaattccatgtgttattattatgttaactgacaagttgaatcaagAAAGCTACCTTTGGAACAGCTGGGGTTCCCTGAGAAGAGAATTGACAGCCACTGACTGATTTAGTCAACCATTCTTAATTGACAGAAGGCCATACATGAGTCTTTCACAAAACACTGTCACTAGCCATAGTGATATATAATATTTAATTgcgtaacacaacacattacattagATCAACTGGAATGAAACGCtcactcacggttgcacaaaaagagctgtgagccGCCTCCACTACCTTTCaattatcactaaaagagcaAAGAATCCTTTTGTGCACTgtaaagaaccattgaagggctCAAAAGGGTTGCGtgagtcattatggttccacataaAACCATCACCCTTACCAAATaaccccacattttgttgtgtgtagttgtttgCGTATGTCTGAGACTGAAGCGCAGATCTGGGTTGAAAtactacactgaactaaaatataaatgcaacatgtaaagtgttggtcccatgtttcatgagctgaaataaaagatctcagaaatgttccaaccggacaaaaatattatttctctcaaattctgtgctgAAATTcatttacatccctgtaagtgagcatttctcctttgccaagataatccatccacctgacaggtgtggcatatcaaaaagctgattaaacagcatgatcgttacacaggtgcaccttgtgctggggacaataaaaggccactctaaaatgtgcagttttgacacataacacaatgccacagtctcatgttttgagggagcgtgcaattggcatgctgactgcaggaatgtctgactgcaggaatgtccgacTTCATCTCGGgactaacaacacccgtgccaatatatcctccaaacaccagcttcttgggcattatcacttaaatacatTACACCCAGCCaataaaaaaagttatcctttatGACATTGAGGATAATGTCACTCTTCTCTTGACCAGGACCCcaatgtatcaagcgtctcagagtaggagtgctgatataggatcagctCCCCACTGTCCATgtacccccttggcgtttttgctattttgttgcattacaacctgtaatttaaattgatttttatgtggatttcatgtaatgcacatacaaaaaatagtccaaattggtgaagtgaaatgaaaaaaattacttgtttaaaattAAAAACGAAGAAGGGGTGCGTGCAtccactaagcaaggggtaccaccaagcaagtggcaccatgaagaccaaggagtgctccaaacaggtcagggacaaagttgtgaagaagtacagattagggttgggttataaaaaaatattcaaaactttgaacatcccacggagcaccattaaatccattattaaagaaatggaaagaatatggcaccacaacaaacctgccaagagagggccgcccaccaaaactcacagaccaggcaaggagggcattaatcagagaagtaacaaagagaccaaagataaccttgaaggagctgcaaagctccacagcggagattggagtatctgtccataggaccactttaagccatacactccacagtgttgggctttacggaagagtgtccagaaaaaagccattgcttaaagaaaaaaatcttaccCATTGTGAAAACTGATCCTTAATGAGCATAGAGATGCTTGATACATATGGCACGGAATAAATCAGAATCCCTGCACTGATAGTGTCACCACATTTTCTCCAATCTCTGATCTGAATGCTTATCAATGCCTGATCACCTCCCATGTAATCCATCAATTACCCATAACCGTCTCCTAGCGCATAAAtcaaagtgataatgccagagtaCTAAGCGTTAGCAATTAGGTCAACCAACATCCATAGAGAATGGCTAACAAGGTGCTAATCAATAAACAACACACTCATGCTGATCACATGCTGTATGGTTATGAGCAAGGAGATACCTTCCCCAGGCTACTACTGTATTCCCTGTGACATCACAATACTGATGTGAAACCAGTCTGTCTGTAGTGGGAAGCATGCCACGGCAAACACCAATCAAACCAGACCAACATTCCAAGAACTGCGACAGCCCCGGACACCCCTGGGCGTTTGCATGCAGCTTGCTGATGCTGAGAACGCTCGGCATCAGCAAGGTGCACGtaaacgccctggaccagagctacccAAAACCCAGCcctcccatccccatccccatctccACCTGGCCCATTTAATGAAGTATGGCAGGTGGTTGAGCAGATTGAATGTATAGAAGGAATATCTGGTAATCTCTGTAAACGTCCAAACGGCCAAGAAGAGGATTACACTTTCTTCGTTCTGGATCTTCCAACAAAGAACGGAACAAAACAAGGAGGGAGAAGATAGTTAACACTTAAGGGGGTCCATGTTGAACAGTAGGACACTACTACAGTTGGCCGCCAGGGGGGTCAGCTTTCCGTTCCCcaatcctaaacttaaccattattggggaaaatgctaaactgatccaAGACCAGTGTCTCTGGGGAACTTCACCTCACACCAACTCCAACTCCATAAATGAGATAGTCACCTGTTTGATGCTGTTGGTGATGAACCACACCATGAAGATTCGTGAACATACTTGAACCCCGGTCACAATTACAGAGGTCCTCACGATTCCTATACGACGAGAACCATGGAAATCAACATTAACGTCAGAAGTAGGAGATCTGGTTATATTCACATTGCATGGTTGTCATTCAAGACCATACATACCGATTGCACAATGCACCACCTGAAAGACAACAAATAAGAATCAGTGACTCGTGGCCTTGGGTGGTCTAGCGGTCTAAGCCGCTGCCTCTGGAGTACATGTATGATATACCGCTGCCAGCATGGATTAGAATCCGGCCCATTGCACTTTTAGAACTCCATGTTTCTCTAACGTATAACCAAACAAAATACTTAAAAAACAGAATCAGGTGAATTATCTCTTCTCACTTCTTAGTATTAACCAAGGATCTCAGTATCAAAGCTCAGCTTCAGAGTATTTAAAGCTCACATTAGAAGGATCTTACTAATCATTTCAGCGTTGAACTGTTTTATAATCTGTTTTCATGGAACACTTTGAgacgagtgtgtgtttgtgtgaatgtggcTACTAGTGAATTATGAGGATATTCCAGAAACTCACCTCAACTAACGCAATGGTCTGGAAAAACTTGAGTGTCCTTGCTATACTTTTGTACAGACCCTTGTGTGTGCCTTTCTGGACGTAGAAGCGCATCATTGCCATAGCCAAAACCAGCCACCTGGAAAAGAGACAATATTTACAACATCTGAAACGACTTTAATGCTAAATACAGTTTAAGTGTGCATGAGAAGGACAAAGATTACTtaatagatacactatatatacaaaagtatgtgtataaaatcgagcacacagccctgcaatctccatagacaaacattggtagtagaatgtccttactaaagagctccgtgactttcaatgtggcaccatcataggatgccaccttttcaacaagtcagtttgtcacgtttcttccctgctaaagctgccccggtcacctgtaagtgctgttattgtgaagtggaaacgtctaggagaaacaacggttcagccgtgaagtggtaggccacacaagctcacagaacgggaccagtGAGAGCTGAAGTGCCTAAAAAtgttctgtcctcggttgcaacactcactaacgcgttccaaactgcccctggaagaaacatcagcacaagaactgttcaacgggagcttcataaaatgggtttctatggccgagcagccgcacacaagcctaagatcaccatgtgcaatgccaagcgccggctagagtgatgtaaagctcgccaccattggattcTGAAGCTGTGGAAATgcgctctctggagtgatgaatcacgctttaccatctggctgtccgacagatgaatctgggtttggcggatgccaggagaacgctacctgccctaatgcatagtgccaactgtaaagtttggtggaggaggaataatggtctggggctgtttttcatggtagatccagtgaagggaaatcttaatgctacagcatacaatgacattctagacaattctgtgcttccaactttgcggcaacagtttggggaaatccctttcctgttttagtatgacaatgaccccatgcacaaagcgaggtccatacagaaattgttggtcaagatcggtgtggaagaacttgactgacctggaacgccgactgcgagccagacctactCGCCCAACATccgtgctcgacctcactaatgctcttgtggcagaatggaaacaagtcccggcagcaatgttccaacatctagtggaaagccttcccagaagagtggaggctgttatagcatattaatgcccatgactttggaatgagatgttcactGATGTACTGTACCACTTTAGAGTTAGAGCTCAAAAGCTATTGGTTCAATCACTTTGTTTCcatagttaaggttagggtttttaGCTTTTTCGGTCTCAACTTTTATGACCTAACCTACTTGTGTGTGATTGTTGACCTATGTAGTTTTCCAGTACTATTGTCAGCAAGTAGCATTGACACCAGCTAAACTTGTATGCCTCATCACCAatgatgcgtcccaaatggcaccatattcctcaCATAgaccactacttctgaccagggctctagtcaaaagtagtgcactatgtagtgaataaggtgccatttgggacgcaagcacAGCGTCAGTTGGGGAAACAGCAAGGGCCAACTCCCTTCTACACGACATCTAAGGCCTTGtacacactgcaggccttaatacTCAAATCAGtattgtttttcaaatccgttttggagtactgactgtccaaacatcAAGTTACAAGTGATCAAATCAGATGTGTGTTCAGACAACAGTCATTTGCTATCCtggctatgctagttgtcatagtaacaatgggtgtgtgcgcagtggtgtaggctgattggtggtggtgctcataCTTTTTATccctcagaagttatgtagcaagctaaggtgacaacaatgcctgccat from Salvelinus sp. IW2-2015 linkage group LG27, ASM291031v2, whole genome shotgun sequence includes the following:
- the LOC111953574 gene encoding very-long-chain (3R)-3-hydroxyacyl-CoA dehydratase 1 isoform X3, which codes for MASTEEDGSVEEKENNNKKRTKSAIAVAWLTFYNIAMTAGWLVLAMAMMRFYVQKGTHKGLYKSIARTLKFFQTIALVEVVHCAIGIVRTSVIVTGVQVCSRIFMVWFITNSIKQIQNEESVILFLAVWTFTEITRYSFYTFNLLNHLPYFIKWARYNMFIIMYPLGVAGELLTIYTALPYVRKTGMLSMRLPNNVPTALLPHAPSEEKGASWGDHSREG